In a genomic window of Nitratireductor basaltis:
- the ptsP gene encoding phosphoenolpyruvate--protein phosphotransferase, producing MREMAGGPRVLLKRLREMMAEALEPQERLDRIVREIAQNMVAEVCSLYILRSDSVLELYATEGLNPSAVHLAQLRLGQGLVGTIAASARALNLSDAQKHPAFAYLPETGEEIYHSFLGVPVLRAGRTLGVLVVQNRTKRHYREDEEEALETVAMVIAEMIATGDLARLNRAGIELDLRRAVTLSGLAFNDGVGLGHVVLHEPRIVVTNLFNEDSEEELERLEAALSSLRLSIDDMLSRREVAFEGEHRAVLEAYRMFANDRGWVRRLEEAVRNGLTAEAAVEKVQSDMRARMMHMTDPYLRERMSDLDDLANRLLRQLLGRGPDALAEALPKDAILVARNMGAAELLDYPRQKLRGLVLEDGAPTSHIVIVARAIGLPTVGEVKGAVSMAENGDAAIVDGEDGQVHLRPQSDIEAAYAEKVRFRARRQKIYRELRDKPSCTRDGQDVSLYMNAGLAVDLPQLAQSGAEGIGLFRTELQFMVASTFPRAEAQERLYREVLEAADGKPVTFRTIDIGGDKVLPYFKGPQQEENPALGWRAIRLTLDRPGLLRTQIRALLKAAGGRELRLMLPMVTEVSEIQQARAIIDREVRHLSRFAHLLPTELKIGAMIEVPSLLWQLDELMEAVDFVSVGSNDLFQFVTATDRGNTRIADRFDPLSVPFMRILRQIVRAGDAADTPVTLCGELAGRPVSAMALLGIGFRAISMAPASIGPVKAMLTELPLDKLQAVMDEALANHSAKTNIRQTLRQFAATHEIPL from the coding sequence CTGCTCAAGCGGCTCCGCGAAATGATGGCAGAGGCACTCGAGCCGCAGGAACGGCTCGACCGGATCGTGCGCGAGATCGCGCAGAACATGGTTGCCGAAGTCTGCTCGCTCTACATCCTGCGCTCCGACTCGGTCCTCGAGCTATATGCAACGGAAGGTCTCAATCCTTCTGCTGTCCATCTGGCGCAGCTTCGCCTGGGACAGGGTCTTGTCGGCACAATCGCCGCCAGTGCGCGCGCGCTCAATCTGTCGGATGCGCAGAAGCATCCCGCCTTCGCCTACCTGCCGGAGACGGGTGAAGAGATCTATCATTCATTCCTTGGCGTGCCGGTTTTGCGGGCGGGACGCACGCTCGGCGTCCTGGTCGTCCAGAACCGCACCAAGCGACACTATCGCGAGGATGAGGAAGAGGCGCTGGAAACTGTCGCCATGGTCATCGCAGAGATGATTGCGACCGGTGACCTGGCGCGCCTGAACCGCGCCGGGATAGAGCTTGATCTGCGCCGGGCCGTGACGCTTTCGGGTCTCGCCTTCAATGACGGGGTTGGCCTTGGCCATGTGGTGCTTCACGAGCCGCGCATCGTGGTCACCAATCTCTTCAACGAAGACAGCGAGGAGGAGCTTGAGCGGCTGGAGGCTGCACTCAGCTCGCTTAGGCTTTCCATTGACGACATGTTGTCCCGCCGCGAGGTCGCATTCGAGGGCGAGCATCGCGCGGTCCTGGAAGCGTACCGCATGTTCGCGAATGATCGCGGATGGGTGCGTCGCCTTGAAGAAGCCGTGCGCAACGGTCTGACGGCGGAAGCAGCTGTCGAGAAGGTGCAGTCGGACATGCGTGCGCGCATGATGCATATGACCGACCCCTATCTGCGCGAGCGGATGAGCGATCTCGACGATCTGGCGAACAGGCTTCTTCGCCAGCTTCTGGGGCGCGGTCCGGACGCGCTCGCCGAGGCGCTGCCGAAGGATGCGATCCTCGTTGCGCGCAATATGGGTGCGGCAGAGCTCTTGGATTATCCGCGTCAGAAGCTGCGCGGGCTTGTGCTCGAGGACGGCGCACCGACCAGTCACATCGTCATCGTGGCACGCGCAATTGGCCTGCCGACGGTCGGTGAGGTGAAGGGTGCTGTCTCCATGGCCGAAAATGGCGATGCGGCCATTGTGGATGGCGAAGACGGCCAGGTGCATCTGCGGCCGCAATCGGACATCGAAGCAGCCTATGCAGAGAAGGTGCGTTTCCGGGCGCGGCGCCAGAAGATCTATCGTGAACTCCGCGACAAGCCATCCTGCACACGGGATGGCCAGGACGTGTCGCTTTACATGAATGCGGGGCTTGCCGTGGACTTGCCGCAGCTTGCGCAGTCGGGAGCGGAAGGCATCGGTCTCTTCCGCACCGAGCTTCAGTTCATGGTCGCCTCGACCTTTCCCCGTGCCGAAGCGCAGGAGCGGCTTTACCGCGAAGTGCTGGAAGCAGCCGACGGTAAGCCGGTCACGTTCCGCACGATCGATATCGGCGGCGACAAGGTTCTGCCCTACTTCAAGGGGCCGCAACAGGAGGAAAATCCGGCACTGGGCTGGCGAGCCATTCGATTGACGCTCGATCGCCCCGGTCTCCTGCGCACGCAGATCCGTGCCCTGTTGAAAGCCGCTGGCGGACGCGAGCTGCGTCTCATGCTGCCCATGGTGACGGAAGTCAGCGAGATACAGCAGGCGCGCGCCATCATCGATCGTGAGGTGCGGCATCTGTCGCGCTTCGCGCATCTGCTGCCCACCGAACTCAAGATCGGCGCCATGATCGAAGTGCCGTCGCTGCTCTGGCAGCTCGACGAGCTCATGGAGGCGGTGGACTTCGTTTCGGTCGGCTCGAATGATCTCTTCCAGTTCGTGACGGCGACAGATCGCGGCAATACGCGCATTGCCGACCGTTTTGATCCTTTGAGCGTGCCCTTCATGCGCATTCTGCGTCAGATCGTGCGTGCGGGGGATGCGGCGGACACGCCGGTGACGCTGTGTGGCGAGCTTGCGGGACGACCGGTTTCGGCTATGGCATTGCTGGGTATCGGCTTCCGCGCGATATCCATGGCACCGGCATCCATCGGCCCGGTCAAGGCCATGCTGACGGAATTGCCACTGGACAAGCTGCAAGCCGTCATGGATGAGGCACTTGCCAATCACTCGGCAAAGACCAATATCCGCCAGACGCTGCGGCAGTTTGCTGCCACGCACGAAATTCCTCTTTGA